The following are encoded in a window of Desulfobulbaceae bacterium genomic DNA:
- a CDS encoding zinc ribbon domain-containing protein translates to MPVYEYEHLGEGCVLGKQFELTQSIYSAKFAKCPECGAKVRKLVSLAGISTPKTNSDLKNMGFTKLVRRDNGVYENVTATGNESKVWDSRKPGTMPDFSKKIGD, encoded by the coding sequence ATGCCCGTTTATGAGTATGAACATCTTGGCGAGGGCTGTGTACTTGGTAAACAGTTTGAGTTGACTCAATCTATCTACAGTGCCAAGTTTGCAAAATGCCCAGAATGTGGGGCCAAAGTACGAAAGCTGGTTTCTCTGGCTGGAATAAGCACGCCAAAGACCAACAGTGATTTGAAAAATATGGGTTTTACCAAGCTGGTCAGACGCGATAACGGAGTTTATGAAAATGTCACGGCGACCGGCAATGAAAGCAAGGTGTGGGATTCGAGAAAACCGGGAACCATGCCAGATTTCTCAAAGAAGATCGGCGACTAG